The Pseudoalteromonas carrageenovora IAM 12662 DNA window CAGGTGGATATAGCGCAAACCTATTATTAGGCACCATAGATCCATTATTAGCGGGCATTACAACACCAGCTGCGCAAATGATTGATCCAACCTATGTTGTGGGCGCTGAGGCTAACTGGTACTTCATGATGATATCGGTATTTCTAATTGCGATATTAGGAACTTTTGTAACCGAAAAAATAGTAGAGCCTCGCTTAGGCAAGTATAACCCAGATGACGCGAGCATCGATTTATCGCAAAACAGCATTGATAAACTGACTAAACAAGAGAAGTCAGGTTTAAAATGGGCTGGCATTTCTTTATTGGTTGTTTCGTTATTACTTGCTTGGACTATTATTCCAGATGATGGCATTTTACGAAATCAAGATACCGGAGAGGTAGCGGGTTCACCCTTTTTAAAAGGGATTGTGGTTATTATTTTTGTGACATTCAGTATCCCTGGTTTTGTATATGGCCGTGTTGTTGGCACCATGAAAAACGATAAAGATGTAATAAATGCCATGAGTAAGAGTATGAGCTCTATGGGGCTATATATTGTACTGGTATTTTTTGCAGCGCAGTTTGTTGCCTTTTTCAAATGGACTAACTTAGGTACTATTTTAGCTATTAATGGTGCCGCATTATTACAAGCGCTCAACCTAACAGGCCCCGAAGTATTTATATTGTTTATTTTAATGTGTGCCTTGGTTAATTTGAGCTTAGGCTCATCCTCAGCACAGTGGGCTATTACCGCTCCAATATTTGTGCCTATGCTAATGTTAATTGGCTATGCACCAGAGACAATACAAGCGGCTTATCGTATAGGTGATTCAGTAACTAACTTAATAACGCCAATGATGAGTTATTTTGGTCTCATATTGGCCGTTGCAGTTAAATATAAAAAAGATATGGGAATAGGCACTTTAGTCGCAACTATGCTTCCGTACAGTATGGTGTTTTTTGTAGGCTGGGTTATTTTGTTTTATGTTTGGGTGTTTTTATTGGGAATGCCAGTAGGGCCAGAGTCACCCACATATTACACGCCTTAAATAATTAGTGTAGACGTGAAGTAATCAAAACTCAGATTAAGTACTAAAAAGCCAGCTAAGCTGGCTTTTTAATAATTACTAGCTAAACACCACGGTTTTATTACCATTAATAAATAGCTTATGCTCAGAGGCAAGCTGCAGGGCTTTACTAAATACAGTTTTCTCTACGTCTTTACCCATTTTAGCCATCATTTCGGCAGTGTTAGCGTGTGTTACGCTAGTTACGTCTTGCAAAATAATAGGCCCTTCATCTAGCTCATTATTTACAAAATGAGCCGTAGCGCCAATAATTTTTACGCCGCGCTCAAATGCTTGATGATAAGGTTTTGCGCCAATAAATGCAGGCAAAAATGAATGGTGGATATTAATGATTTTATTTTCAAAACGGCCAACAAACTCAGGGCTTAAAATACGCATGTATTTAGCTAGGCCAATAATATCTGGGTTGTAAGAGGCAATTAAATCACCTACTTTTATATCGTGCTCTGCGCGGGTTAAACCAACATGCGATACAACATGAAAAGGTACATCAAAGCCTTTAGCTAATGGTTCTAAATCAGGGTAGTTAGCTATTACAGCTAATACTTCAATATTTAATGCTTGCTCAAATTGCTTAAGCAACACAGTGCCTAAACAGTGTGCCTCTTTAGTGGCTAATAAAACGACTTTTGTTTTAGCGCCATTGTGTAGTGCAAGCTGTGCGCCTTCTGGTAATAAGGCTTGTAGCTTATCTAAAAAATCGCTTTGTGGCTCACCAGTTAGCTCTGTACGCATAAAAAAGCGTTTAGCGTCTTTATCTACAAATTCGTTATTACGTGTAATATTTAAATTGTGTTCATGACACAGGCCTGTAATTTTAGCTATTAAGCCTACATCATCGGCACATTGGGTGGTTAGTATGTAACTCATTTTCCTCATTCTACCCTGTGGTTAATGCGTCATTATTTGGGTTTTAGCGTATAAAGCAAGGGCTTTGTGCACTAATACAGTATTAATCATGTTGTTGAGTATAAAAGAGGTAATAAAGTTAATTGGGGCATAAAAAAATGCCACCTTATTTACAAGGTGGCAATTATTAATAACGTTTAGTTAGGTTTTCGGTTCGCCAGATAGATTTTCTTCTTGTCTGAGGTAACCAGCAGCTTCCTCGTCGTCTTTCGTGATAGCTTGCTGAGTAGGCATAGCTCGAGTTTGCTGGTTTAACTGATGTATTTGTGATGCGTTACCTAAATCGCGTTCACTCGTAATTGAAGCAATAGACTCGCGGTCTTTCAAAAATGCAATTACATCATTTTTAATAGCTTGTAACTGGCCTTCATCTTTATGCATTTCCATAATATGGCGGGGGTGCTCTAAGTTTTTCATACCTGTTGCTGCAAATGTTGTAGAAATAACACGAGAAACAATTATCCAAGGCGTTATGCTACTGCGCACTAATGTATTTTCAGAGCGAGTGCTGTCGTGTATACCTGTACCCGTTGAAATTTTAGATTCGGTAAATGTACCTTCGCATTTAAAGTACACAAGTAATGACTCAAATTGCATTTCAGCAAAAAATAGGTGTGCACTATTAATAAGTAATTGAGCAAATGCTTTTATAAGTATACCTATTAGTAAAAAGTGAAAACTTGTCATAAGTAGTTCACTAAATTGAATAATGTGCTGGTTATTAAATGCTTGTTCAATGGTGTTTATGTTTGCCGCATCAACATAGTGGTAAATATTAATAAGCGAGTACGCTAAAAGTACAGTAAACGTTAGCGCCACTATATATAGTAAGTTACCACTTAATAGAGCTAATAAACGAGTAAGTGAAAAGTTTTTACCTAAATCCATAGGGTGTAATTTAGGTTGAATCTCTTGGATCATTTCACCTTTAAAGCCACCTTTACCTTCTATTTGTTCTTGTAATTTAGGGTCTAATTCGCGGTAAACTCTGTTAGGCACTTCTTTATATCGGCGATTAGCCATTACTAAGTTATCAAGGTTTATAAATACTTCATCTGGGTGAACTGATTCTTGCCAATTCTCACGTAGTTCTGAAACTTCAGCAGTAGGCGTTACCGAATTTAAACGTGCCTTTATCATTACAAAAACAAGTGCACAGCTAAGAGTGGCTAATACAATAATTGCTACTAAATAAAGCCCTGCATGAAGGCTAGGTAATTGCTCAAGCCAGTTATCTATTTGCGCTTTACTAATATGCTGCTCTTGCATTAACCACGACATAGAAAGGCCAATAACAATAGGTAAAATAAACGACAAAGAAATAATTTTAGCAAGCGCGCCAGTACCTAAAGCTTCGATGTTTTTTTCTGCATTACGTGAAATAGGTTTGCCTGAAGAGCGCCAAGAAAAAAGCACATAAAACATTAATATGGCACTGTATACAGGAAAGGCTAATTCGCCAGCTTCACCAGTAAAACCTGATAAAGATACAAATGCTACAAGTGCATAAGCAATAAGAGCAACAAGCGTGCTTACCCATGAGCCAAATAAACGCTGAGCAATATTACGAATAGGATAAGGTAAAAATAAAAGCTTAGGGATTAAGCTGTGTAACAAACGTGATAAAAAGCCATTAGGCTCTTTAAACGTACTATTTTTACGACCAACCAGCATTTCTTCAAGAGAATGTGCTGTATAGGCCACTTCCTTTTTTTCTTCTTGGGCGGTCGATGTTTGCGATTTACTAAAGTTATAAGCCAAAGATGTTGGGTGATTTCTACCAACAAAATACTTGAGGGTTGCGTATATACCCGATGATAATGAGCGAATGCCAAGCGCTAATATAAGCATGCCAAATATCATTAAAATCCAACCTGCGGTTGCATCCTCTTTTACAGAGCCTGCTGCAATCACAAGTAAGCTCACACCAGCAATAGACTCAATAAGCCCTCTTAGTGCTGTAACTTTACCTTCAAGCTTGAAGGGGTTTTTTAGTCCAAGATCAATCGATCCATAATCAAAAGCCATTGAATTCTCCATTTAAACAGCACCCCACTTGCGGGGGACAAAGTGTAATTAATCTGAACTTAGGATAATAAATCTATCTCAAGTAGTTATTTTTAGCGCTGAGTGCACCAAGTTTAATCGTTATAGACTCGTTGCTGGCACGTAAGTTCTACCTACTTTTACAAAAACCTAAATAGAATTATTAATATATTAAGTCGTTATAGTTGTTGTTAGTTTTTATTATATATCAATAATCTTGTTCAGTTTGAGGTTATTTTAAAGTGATACATTTTATATTTAGACGCATGCTTTAAATATAATTGGAGGGTAAATGAAGCTAATTTATGTAGATGATAATTTGCCAGGGATCACGCGTAAACTTAAACACAAAAGTTGGCTTTACTTCGATCCAATAGGTAAGCAAATAAAAGAGCAAAATGTGATTGATCGTTTAAATGGATTGGCATTTCCGCCTGCCTATAAAAACGCTTGGTTTTGCCCAGAAGAAAACGGACATATTTTAGCGACAGGGTTTGATAGTAAAGGGCGAAAACAATACCGCTATCATCCTGAATTTAGAGCGCAACAAGAGGCTAAAAAATACCAAGCATGTGGAGTGTTTGGTAATAAACTTCCTTTGTTAAGAGCACGTTTAGAAACAGACTTACAAGGCGATGAGCTTAATATTGAACGTACTTTAGCGGCAGTTGTAAGGCTTATGGATTTAGGTGCGCTGAGGGTAGGTAATGAGCGTAACGTAAAGCAAAATAAAAGCTTTGGCGCTACAACATTACGCACACGCCATGCAAAACTCACGGGTAAAAATATCCAGCTAAAGTATCGGGCTAAATCAGGCAAGGAGCGTGAAGTAAATATAACCGATAGAGTGCTTAGCCATGTAATAAAGGACCTACAAGATTTACCCGGCCAGCATTTGTTTCAGTATATATATGAGGGTGAGCGCACTAATGTTACATCAAGTGAAATAAATCAATATATTCAGCAAATAATGGGTGAAGATTTTAGTGCAAAACATTTTAGAACTTGGCGAGCAAGCGTGATTGCATTTAAACAATTAGCTAAAGCCAAAGGAGCGCTTACTTTAAAAAGTATGCTTGATAGTGTCTGCGAGCAACTGGGTAATACTCCCGCTATAGCACGTAAATCATATGTGCATCCTGATTTAATTACGCTGTGCAAAGAAGATGAAGATACTCAAACTGCGTGGAGAGAGTCTCTTGCATTACCACGAAAAACGAAGTACTTGAGTCGTTATGAACGTGGTTTTTTAGCTTTTTTAAACGATTAATTGCCATAGCAACTTTACACACTTAAGCATATTAATTACATATTCACTAATCTAATTAATTAACGTTTTAAATATAAAGTTTTAAAAAGTCATTAAATTTCAAGTGTTTATTTTTAAAGTTTAATTTGGCATTACCGTTGCACCTCCAGTGTTCTACTTAGTGGTAAGTACAAAAGCATTTATCAACGATATTTAGCGAGGAGGTACACAGTGAAGGGGTCATTTTCAAATCAAGCGTTTGCCAAAGCAAAGCGTTTAACTTTAAAAACTGTATTGTTTATTAGCATGAGCGGCTTATGCTCAGCACCAACTCTCGCTGCAAATGAACTTGAGAGTGTGGTGCTCGCTAACTCTTCACTAACTACTTACAACTCACAAAAGTACCTACAAGCTGATGACAACTATTACTTTGATCAGTATTCAGCGCAATTAATTGAACGTACAGAGAAAGCCATTAATTGGTATCAAGAAATAGTTAACAACGGTGGTTTTACACACTTATATAGCGACGAATTGCTTGAACTAGGCAGTAATAGTAAAGAGGTGAGCTTACTTGCACAGCGTTTATACCAAGAACGTGACTTAAAAAATAATGCGTGCGACGAAACCATATGCATGTTCGATAAAGATATAGAGCAAGCCGTTAAGCAATTTCAAAGCCGCCATGGTTTAAAAGCTGATGGCCGAGTGGGTAAGCGCACTTTTGCTTCGCTTAATATACCCGCAAAGCAAAAACTCGATAAATTAAAACTTAACTTTTATAGAATAACTAACTTTGCAGGCGCAAGTGATGAGCAATATGTATATGTAAATATTCCTGAGTACAGCTTACGATTTGTAAAAGCGGGCGATGTAAAATTAAAAAATAACGTAATTGTAGGTAAACCAAGTTGGGAAACGCCTGCATTTAGCGACGAAATAGAAAAGTTTGTAGTTAACCCTGAGTGGCGTATACCTACCTCAATCGCTACAAAAGAAATTGCTCCAAAGGTCGCCGAGGATCCTGATTACCTTGTAAAAAATAATATTGAAATTAGAAAAAACAGCTACCTAGACTCACAAACGATTAATCCTAGCCATATTGATTGGGATTCTATTAAGCCATACCAATTTGATCACTTTTTAGTAAAACGTGCTGGTGAAGAAAACCCTCTAGGAGAGGTTAAGTATTTATTCCCTAACGCTGAAGCAATTTATGTTCACGATACACCTGCAAAGCAGCGCTTTAGCCAATCAAATCGTGCTTTATCGCATGGCTGTATAAGAATAGAGCAACCCTTTTCGTTAGCGCGTGAAATCATTAAGCACGAAGGAGAGGCACAAACACTTAATCATATAGACAGCGCACGTACTCAAAACAGTACTCAAACGTTTCATTTAGATGAGCCTCTTCCTATTCATTTAGTTTATTGGACTGCATGGGTTGATGAGAATAAGTTGGTTAACTTCAGAGATGACATTTATCAACGCGATAAAAAAGCATTATTAAAAAATGATGAGCAGTCGGTGATTGCCGCTTTGTTAAAAAATAAATAATGAGAGGGTTTATGCAATTTATTCATTATATTTCTATCGCCATATTCACACTTATATTTAGCAATCATGTATTTGCTGCAGCACCTACAAAAGCTGCGCATCAGGTGGTTAATATAAAAAATAAAGCTAACTTTGAAGATGCAGAATTTAGCCTAAAAATTAACGATATAGTTATGCCATACTCCGTGTTTTCGGTATTCGTAATGCCCCAAGAGCAGGTTGAGTTTGAAGTGCTATTTGCGCAATCAAGAAATGCCTACACGCTAATTAATACTCAAGGGAACTCGAAGCTTACAGACACCAACCGCTGGCAATGGCAAGCTCCCAATGAGCCTGGTTTAACGACGGTAATTATTGAGTCGCCCGATAAAAAACAGCGTATGAAAATCAACGTTTTTGTAAAAGTACCCGCAAGCAACGTTGAAGGAGGAAAGCTCAAGTATTACCACATTGGCCACTATCCTAAACCTTCACAAATTAAAGACACTTCACACTACATAGTGCCAGATGGCTTTGTGAAGGTGACGCCTAAAAACGAAAACGTAAAAATTTCACCTCACTTTTCACTAAAAGAATTTGTCAGTAAGCAGCGAAGTAAGCACCCAAAGTATTTATTTTTACAAAATAAGTTACTACTTAAACTAGAAAAAATACGTAAAGAACTCATTTTAGAAGGCATACCTGTTAGTAACATGGTGGTTATGAGCGGTTATAGAACCCCTTACTACAACAAATCAATTGGCAATGTAAAACTCAGCCGACATGTATTTGGCGATGCTGCCGATATTTTTATAGATAACGATGGTAACTACCGTATGGATGACATAAATAACGACGGTAAGCATTCAATAGGGGATGCTAAAGCGGTGGCCGATATAGTTGAGTCGTTAGCTAGACGAGAGTCATTTAAAGGTTTACTAGGTGGATTAGGTATTTATGGGCCTAAGTCGCACAGAGGCGCATTTATACATGTTGATACGCGTGGTTTTAAAGCGCGTTGGGTGAGTAAGTAATTGAATTAGTTTGACTATTATTGATAGCAAAGGGATTGTGCAAGTACTGAGTAATGGGTAATGTTGGTTTTCACTTTATTTAAAAGTATTGAACGCCTGCTAGTGGTCAATACTTTTTCTTTCAGCGATGAGGTTTATAACACGTTGCTCTTTCATCGTAGCACTACTTTCTTCTAGTAATATATCGCTAAAGCTTGGGTCATATAGCCTAGGCCTACTGAAATTACGTAAAACTGACACGACCCACGTAGAAGATGCATTGGAATAATTATCTTCTGACGCTTTAGCCTCAGCACTTTTCAAAAGTTGATAAACTTTGATTGCGCGCTCTGGGTATGTGTAATCATCAATTGTCATCCAAGCTTCACGTAGCTCTTGGAGTGAATAATTTAAATAGTCTATTTCCAAATAATTCTCCGTTAAATATAAACAGATCTCTACACGTATGCCTTTTGAAAAATAATGTGTTTTCAATTACGTTTTAAATAGTCTATTGCAGCATAAACGTTTCGTACTCTAAATCTTCAAATTGTTTAGAAAGCCAAAATAGCCCAACAACAGAGGTAATTATAGTGGCTAACGCAAAGCCATAACCATAAAACTGTGGCCCTAAGGCAATTGAAAGTAAGGTTAATACCACATTTATAACTAAAAATAATCCAGCCAAAAACAGCACGGTTGAACGTTTATCTAAATAAAATAAAATGTTTAAAATAGATAAAAATATAACTTGTACACCTACACCAACTACATCAATAAATAACAGTGTTTTATAATTTGGGTCAATACCTATAAAGGTAAGTATTTGTTCACCCCATAATAATAAGCATGCAACGGTAATACCTTGAATTTTAAATATATCATAAAGCCCAGAACGAGCAGTTTGGATCATATTATCTTTCAAATAGTAAATTTCTTCTAACGATGAGCCTTCACGAATAGCGGTATAAAAACGGTCGTACTCTTCGACAAAGTCGGTTTCCATTTTTACTAAAAACACCGCCATACCAGGAATGATTGAAAGGTAAGCCAAAAATATAGGTAAGTCGTAAATTGGGCTGGCTCTCAACGTGCCAATAATTTGAATTGATGTGCTAGGAGAGTACCAAAAAATGATCTTATCAGCCCATACGCCAATGTTATAAAATAGCCCACAAAAAAATAAGCTGTAATACACCTGTTTGTTATTTAAAAAATCAAAGCTTATAAACTTCTCACCTGGGTAGCGACGAATAATCATAAATAAGAAGCTAAAAAAGAGTAAAGCCTCTCCTGCAAAAAAGGCAAAAAACAACCCATCTATTTGCCAGTCTCGTAGTAAAAAAGCCAGTAACACCATAAAGCTGTAACCACTGAGCATAGTAACGAGTATTAGCCTGTACTCTTTCATTCCGGAGAGAAATATAGCGCCTAACCATTGATTACATAAGCTTATAAAAGCGCCTAAAATTATTATTTTAGTGACAACTGGCAAGGGTAATAATGGCCACACAGCTAGTCCTACTAATAGTGCCGCTATAGTCGTAACAAGTTGTGCGCCAAGTAAGTTAGGCAGTACCTTTGCATCTTCTTTTTGAAAAAATAAATCAGCAATAAAGCGAGTTAAGAGCAGCTGTAGTCCACCGGTTAAAATAAGCGATGCTGCCATCATGTAAGTTACAAGCGTTAAAAACTGAATGATCAGTACTTTTGGCAGTACTATTCCTAAACTTAATATACCAATAAGCATTAGCGCTACAATTGAAAGTAGCCAAGGCCCAGAGCCAATTAATCCAGCATAACCATAAGCTTCAAAAACTGAGAGTAGGGTGTTCTTTTTGAGAATTTTACGTATCTCAAAACCTATTCCGGCCATGCCATTGTATCCTTATAAAGTTTATCGTAACGGGCAAACATGTGGCTCTCGTCATAAAATTTTCGCACACGGGCTAAGCCGCTTTGTTGGTACCCTAACCACATTTGCTCATTAGTTAGCATGTTTGAAATTTGCAGTGCAGTTTCGCTTGGAGAGGCAATTGAGACTACTTCGCCGGCTTTACCAAGAGCTTTGTCTTGTTCGGTACCGCCTTCTATTATTTCACGGCATGAGCCTACATCACTGGCAAGTACCGGGACACCTGCAGCCATTGCTTCTAAAAGTACTAATGGCTGCGCTTCAGAAATAGAGGTAAGCGCTACAATTCCTAGCTTTGGTAAAATTTGAGCTATATCTTGCATACCAGTAAATTTAATGGTGCTTTGTAAGTCTAAACTGCCTACGAGTAGCTGGCACTCTTTGTAATATTGCGGGTCTTCTTCAAAGGGACCTATGATCCAGCCTTCAACATTTGGCAGGCTTGATTGGGCTTCTTTAATAGCACGTATAAAGGTTTTAATGTCTTTTATAGGCACTACGCGACCTATTAATCCTACTACGGGTGGTATTTTGTTAGGTCGCTTTGTTAGAGATTCAACAAAGCGTGAGGTTTTTATACCATTAGGTACAACAAAGGCTTTATTTGGTGTTGCGCCATCTTTTATTTGGCGCTGCCTGTTTCCCTCATAAAGGGAAATAATTTTGTCGGCTTCTTGATACGTTGTACGGCCAATTTGTTCAAAAAAGCTGATCCACATACGGCGTATAAAGCCCATCTCGGTATTTAAGTTTTTTCCTAAGCTTTGCTCAGACTCTTTAATCCAACTGGCTTGAATGAGATCTATTTTTCGCTCTTTGGTATAAATACCATGCTCCGTTAGCAAAAATGGTGTGTTACTTATTACACTGGCACCAGCACCTAAAATACCTGCATAGCCGGTAGATATAGAGTGAATGAGTTTAGCGTTAGGGAGCTCGCGTGCAATTTCGGCTATTTTAAATAACGGTTTGTATAAATTACGATACGACCAAAAAAAGTCGATAAAAGAAGATTCATCACAATATTTTAAGTAGTAATTAGCTAGTACTTGCCACGATGATTCGCTGTATAAAAAGTCAGCTTCGTTTATGCCATCTTTTTTAGCTAATGTTTCAAAAGCAAATTTTAGCAGTTCTGTAGGTATAGGCTCGTTGCAGTCTCTAAAGTAGCTTTGTAGTTGCTGCCAGAATTCAAATAGCTCTTTTTTATACTTAACACCATGTTTAGCTTTAATGTCAGTATTGTTATCTTCAACTAAATAATGGACATGTAATTTGGTTACATTTTTAGGCAGTGTATATTGAATTTCGCCATAATGCTCAGGCGCTCCACCAACAAAGATCAGTTCAAAATTATAATGAGGAAGCCCTTCAATAATTTGATGAACCCAGCTAGAAACACCCCCACGCACGTAAGGGTAAGTACCTTCTAAAAGTAGCAATATATCGGCGTTTTTATTGCTCATGCCAGTACTCCTGTAGATGACGTAGCTCGCTACCTTTAGGCTGCATAGGAAGCTCGTTTAGGTAGCGTTTACAGTCATCAAACTTGTTCATACAAAAAGCAACTTCGGCTTTATAAGGGAGAACATGACGCCTTGCCATGCCAGACTCAGTTGCTTTGAGTAAGTACTCATGGGCTATTTCGTATTTGTCTAAGGCTAAAGATATACGCCCTAAAAATATAAAAGTTGCAGGTGTTTTTACGTGCTCAACACTTTGCAATGCAAGTACTTCGGCTTTTTCTAAAACGTATTTTCGAAGAGCACCTTGGGCTAAGCCTAAATAGCTAAGTTCCCAATAAAGTTCGGCTAGTTGTTTTTGTAAATTACTTAACTTTGGCTGCTTAGTAGTAATGGCTATTTCTTGCTGATACAAACTGATTTTTTCGTTAAGTTTGGTTTCTT harbors:
- a CDS encoding AbgT family transporter: MTDSTHSPSNDPNNKGLFNRFLATVEFLGNMLPHPITLFAIFAVAIVVFSGIADWYGLSAIDPRPEGASGRDPDGVIEVVSLLSAEGLQRIMTGLVTNFTGFAPLGTVLVALLGVSVAEHSGLLSAAMRGMVMGASKRLVTFMVVFAAIMSNTAAELGYVVLIPLAAMIFHSLGRHPLAGLAAAFAGVSGGYSANLLLGTIDPLLAGITTPAAQMIDPTYVVGAEANWYFMMISVFLIAILGTFVTEKIVEPRLGKYNPDDASIDLSQNSIDKLTKQEKSGLKWAGISLLVVSLLLAWTIIPDDGILRNQDTGEVAGSPFLKGIVVIIFVTFSIPGFVYGRVVGTMKNDKDVINAMSKSMSSMGLYIVLVFFAAQFVAFFKWTNLGTILAINGAALLQALNLTGPEVFILFILMCALVNLSLGSSSAQWAITAPIFVPMLMLIGYAPETIQAAYRIGDSVTNLITPMMSYFGLILAVAVKYKKDMGIGTLVATMLPYSMVFFVGWVILFYVWVFLLGMPVGPESPTYYTP
- the purU gene encoding formyltetrahydrofolate deformylase, which translates into the protein MSYILTTQCADDVGLIAKITGLCHEHNLNITRNNEFVDKDAKRFFMRTELTGEPQSDFLDKLQALLPEGAQLALHNGAKTKVVLLATKEAHCLGTVLLKQFEQALNIEVLAVIANYPDLEPLAKGFDVPFHVVSHVGLTRAEHDIKVGDLIASYNPDIIGLAKYMRILSPEFVGRFENKIINIHHSFLPAFIGAKPYHQAFERGVKIIGATAHFVNNELDEGPIILQDVTSVTHANTAEMMAKMGKDVEKTVFSKALQLASEHKLFINGNKTVVFS
- a CDS encoding DNA topoisomerase IB — its product is MKLIYVDDNLPGITRKLKHKSWLYFDPIGKQIKEQNVIDRLNGLAFPPAYKNAWFCPEENGHILATGFDSKGRKQYRYHPEFRAQQEAKKYQACGVFGNKLPLLRARLETDLQGDELNIERTLAAVVRLMDLGALRVGNERNVKQNKSFGATTLRTRHAKLTGKNIQLKYRAKSGKEREVNITDRVLSHVIKDLQDLPGQHLFQYIYEGERTNVTSSEINQYIQQIMGEDFSAKHFRTWRASVIAFKQLAKAKGALTLKSMLDSVCEQLGNTPAIARKSYVHPDLITLCKEDEDTQTAWRESLALPRKTKYLSRYERGFLAFLND
- a CDS encoding L,D-transpeptidase family protein, whose protein sequence is MKGSFSNQAFAKAKRLTLKTVLFISMSGLCSAPTLAANELESVVLANSSLTTYNSQKYLQADDNYYFDQYSAQLIERTEKAINWYQEIVNNGGFTHLYSDELLELGSNSKEVSLLAQRLYQERDLKNNACDETICMFDKDIEQAVKQFQSRHGLKADGRVGKRTFASLNIPAKQKLDKLKLNFYRITNFAGASDEQYVYVNIPEYSLRFVKAGDVKLKNNVIVGKPSWETPAFSDEIEKFVVNPEWRIPTSIATKEIAPKVAEDPDYLVKNNIEIRKNSYLDSQTINPSHIDWDSIKPYQFDHFLVKRAGEENPLGEVKYLFPNAEAIYVHDTPAKQRFSQSNRALSHGCIRIEQPFSLAREIIKHEGEAQTLNHIDSARTQNSTQTFHLDEPLPIHLVYWTAWVDENKLVNFRDDIYQRDKKALLKNDEQSVIAALLKNK
- a CDS encoding D-Ala-D-Ala carboxypeptidase family metallohydrolase: MQFIHYISIAIFTLIFSNHVFAAAPTKAAHQVVNIKNKANFEDAEFSLKINDIVMPYSVFSVFVMPQEQVEFEVLFAQSRNAYTLINTQGNSKLTDTNRWQWQAPNEPGLTTVIIESPDKKQRMKINVFVKVPASNVEGGKLKYYHIGHYPKPSQIKDTSHYIVPDGFVKVTPKNENVKISPHFSLKEFVSKQRSKHPKYLFLQNKLLLKLEKIRKELILEGIPVSNMVVMSGYRTPYYNKSIGNVKLSRHVFGDAADIFIDNDGNYRMDDINNDGKHSIGDAKAVADIVESLARRESFKGLLGGLGIYGPKSHRGAFIHVDTRGFKARWVSK
- the pelG gene encoding exopolysaccharide Pel transporter PelG — its product is MAGIGFEIRKILKKNTLLSVFEAYGYAGLIGSGPWLLSIVALMLIGILSLGIVLPKVLIIQFLTLVTYMMAASLILTGGLQLLLTRFIADLFFQKEDAKVLPNLLGAQLVTTIAALLVGLAVWPLLPLPVVTKIIILGAFISLCNQWLGAIFLSGMKEYRLILVTMLSGYSFMVLLAFLLRDWQIDGLFFAFFAGEALLFFSFLFMIIRRYPGEKFISFDFLNNKQVYYSLFFCGLFYNIGVWADKIIFWYSPSTSIQIIGTLRASPIYDLPIFLAYLSIIPGMAVFLVKMETDFVEEYDRFYTAIREGSSLEEIYYLKDNMIQTARSGLYDIFKIQGITVACLLLWGEQILTFIGIDPNYKTLLFIDVVGVGVQVIFLSILNILFYLDKRSTVLFLAGLFLVINVVLTLLSIALGPQFYGYGFALATIITSVVGLFWLSKQFEDLEYETFMLQ
- the pelF gene encoding GT4 family glycosyltransferase PelF, yielding MSNKNADILLLLEGTYPYVRGGVSSWVHQIIEGLPHYNFELIFVGGAPEHYGEIQYTLPKNVTKLHVHYLVEDNNTDIKAKHGVKYKKELFEFWQQLQSYFRDCNEPIPTELLKFAFETLAKKDGINEADFLYSESSWQVLANYYLKYCDESSFIDFFWSYRNLYKPLFKIAEIARELPNAKLIHSISTGYAGILGAGASVISNTPFLLTEHGIYTKERKIDLIQASWIKESEQSLGKNLNTEMGFIRRMWISFFEQIGRTTYQEADKIISLYEGNRQRQIKDGATPNKAFVVPNGIKTSRFVESLTKRPNKIPPVVGLIGRVVPIKDIKTFIRAIKEAQSSLPNVEGWIIGPFEEDPQYYKECQLLVGSLDLQSTIKFTGMQDIAQILPKLGIVALTSISEAQPLVLLEAMAAGVPVLASDVGSCREIIEGGTEQDKALGKAGEVVSIASPSETALQISNMLTNEQMWLGYQQSGLARVRKFYDESHMFARYDKLYKDTMAWPE